The uncultured Carboxylicivirga sp. genomic interval GCGCTTCAAAACGGTAAAAATGTAGTATCAGCCAATAAAAAAATGTTGGCTGAGAACTTAACAGAGATGCTTCAGTTGCAGAAAGACAACAATGTTTCGTTGCTTTACGAAGCTTCAGCATGTGGCAGTATACCAGTAATTCGTAACCTGGAAGAATATTACGACAATGATTTGTTATTATCGGTAACAGGTATATTAAACGGATCATCTAACTATATTCTCTCAAAAATTTTTGATCACAATCAATCCTACGCTACAGCATTGAAGGATGCACAAGATTTAGGTTTTGCCGAAAGCGATCCTTCATTTGACGTAGAAGGATACGATTCGTTATTTAAACTGATTATTCTTACTCTACATAGTTTTGGTACAGTAGTTGACCCTAAAGACGTACTTACCTATGGTATTTCAAATATATCTGATTTTGATATTCAATATGCCCGAGAAAAAGGCCAAAAAATTAAATTGGTAGCTCAGGTTGAACGTTTAGAAAATAATAATATCAGTTTATTTGTTCTTCCTCGCTTTTTAGGAAAAGATAAATACATCTACAGTGTTGAAGATGAATTTAACGGTGTAGTAATTAAAGGTAAAGCTTACGACAAACAGTTTATGTTTGGAAAAGGAGCAGGAGCACATCCAACCGGATCGGCGGTTCTTTCTGATATTACTGCATTAGCTCACAATTACTCATACGAATACAAGAAGTTAAAATACTCAGGCGGTTTTACCTACAATAAGGATAAAGAAATTGAATTATATGTTCGTTATAAAGATGAAGATGATTTAAAACACTTTAATTTCGAAAGTATTACAGAAGAATATCGTGGTCGAGCCAACAGTTATAAAATTGGTTTAATTAAAATTTCTGAACTTTTAAAAATTCAGGATAAGTTACGTGAAATTGATATTTTCATCGCCATTACTGGTTCAACTCTCAATTATTAAAAAAATATTTTAATTAACATATAAAGTCGGCACTTTCACTATAGTTGCCGACTTTTTAGTTGTATACACCGCATCTAATACACCATGTTTTATTAAATGTATTTATAAACTAAACCTTTTACTATTTAACTATCAGTTCTTAAACAAATACTTAAATTAGTGATGTAGCTATGAGTATAAAGAAATAGAAATGGTGGACATTTAAGTATTTTAGAGTACAGGCATAAACATATAATTAATGATTTAATACTTTTAAAAACACTAAATCAGTATTAAATCATAATTATTAAGTCTTCATGAAAAATCTACTAACGTATTCATTAATCATTGTATTAATGTTTATTCATTCAATGAATGCTTCACCTACATCGCTCTCGAAAGATGAAGTAGAAACATTGTACAACAATTATTTTAACACCAGCCCTTACAACTATGTAACTGTTCACGACCCATCCATTGTTATTGGATATCAATACGGTAGTATAATCACAGGCGAGTATTCTGAAGGAGCCACCAAAGTATACTATATTTTTGGTTCGCATAGAGCATGGGCTAGATCAAATGATCTTAAAAACTGGGAAACCTTTACTAACAACATCAATTCATCCTATCAAACCTTATTAGCTGAGCCAGCAACCTGGTCGGCAAAAGGCAGCAGTAATTACAATCTTGATGGAAACATGTGGGCACCAGATGTAATCTGGAATACAGACATGCAAAAATGGTGTATGTACATGAGTATAAATGGCGATTACTGGTATAGTTCTATTGTATTATTAACAGCCGAATCTCTTAATGGAGACTGGACTTATGAAGGTCCTGTTGTTTATTCAGGATTCAGCAACCAAACCGAAGCTGAAGAAACAGATTTTTATTCTGTAATAAATCCTTCAGAAGAATTTCCATCGAGATATTTACTGAATCGTAATGGTAACCGAACTTATGGTCAGAATGCAATTGATCCAGGTGTGTTTTACGATGAAGATGGAACTTTATGGATGGCCTATGGATCGTGGTTTGGAGGTATTTATATCCTTCAATTAGATGGTGAAACAGGTTTAAGAGATTATACCATAACCTACCAAACTAATAATGGAACAGCTTCTAATGCAACCATAGATGCATATCAGGGAATTAAAGTTGCAGGAGGTAATCATGTTTCGGGCGAAGGTGTTTACATGCAAAATATTAACAATACCTATTACATGTTTGTAACCAACGGAGCATTAACAGCAGCAGGAGGTTATAACATGAGGGTTTTTGCATCGGATAGTCCAACTGGGCCTTATACTGATATGACCAACCAAGATGCACGATATTTACCTAACAATACAGGTGCTGGTGCCATAAATGGTACTGTAGGATTACGCTTAATGTCTTATTACAAATGGGGATGGATGGATTATGGTTACACAGCTCAAGGGCATAATTCGGCCATTGTTGACGATGATGGAAAAAGTTATCTGGTTTATCATACCCGTTTTGATAACGGAACAGAAGGTCATCAGGTTCGTGTTCATCAATTATTTCAGGCGAAAAATGGTTATATCACTGTAGCACCCTTCGAATATTCTGGCGAAACATTGACAACTGGCCCTTATTCAACTGATAAAATTGTAGGAAGCTACAGCATTCTTTACCATGGATATGGTACTGATTATAGTAAACTTGAATGTGTTAAAGAAGAAGAAATTGTATTACATACTGATGGTAGTGTGAGTGGAGCCTATTCTGGCTCATGGTCTCAAGAGGCAGATGGCCCATACATCAACCTATCCATTAATAATACAAATTTTAAAGGTGTATTTGTTGAACAAAAAATGGAAGGTCTAAATCATACTACCTTATGTTTTACCGCTGTTGGGAATGACATGTCGGTATATGGCTATAAAATGGCAGGTGCTGGTAAACCTTTCCCCGAAAATGCTACAGTTGCCTATAACGCATATAATTTTAATGGAACAGTTCCATCATTAGCCTATAAGGGAACAAAATTATCTTTACCAACTCAGGGATATTACAATGCCAGTTATAGCTGGAGTTGGGACGAAACATTGATAGATGAGAATGGGATTATTCTTGATTTATTAACCGATACTTCAACCGACTTAGAACTTACCATTACTTGTGGTGAATATACTTATACAACTTCAATATCTATTGAACTAATAGCGATGAGCATAGAGGAGATGCTTCCAATTGAAGAAGATGCTGTATTAGCAAAATATAATAATGTTAACGAGTTTGCAGCCGCTACGCCAAGTGCTAAAATCAATAATAAAACAGGACTATCCTTAAGTTTCTATATCGAAAACATAAATAGCGACTGGGATTTAATTGCACATTCTACTGATAATTCATATCGTATGCTGTTATCAGTGTTACATTTTAACGGAGCAGATTTTTACGAAGGTGCAGCAACTCTTTCTCCTGCAGCAATCGAAGCAGGTTATGTAGCAGGAACCGCCTGGCAAATATTTTTACATAGCAGCTGCTATGTAACCATTTCGTATAATACTGATGGAAGCATTGCTTATTATAAAGATGGAATTCTAATGCTTACTTATCAACCAACGTTATCACCCAATTATGGCTCGGGAGTAACACCTGCTGATATTGCAGCGGCTGTTACAAGTTATTACCGAAACCATCAATTAATTTTTGATTATGATGTAAGCAATATTGTTGTTGGATATGCGGCTGATTTAGATCTTTCTACATACGAGCCTATCGATGTTTCGGAATACGCTTTTTACGAAGATTACGATTATGTAGGATCCATTTCGTCATGGATATCGCCAAATGGTTCATTATCTACACAATACAATCCAACACTTGAAACAAATAGTATTCAGTTAACAACCGGAGGCGGTTCTGGAAATAGAAGTGCTTACAACAATTTTACAAATGTGAGTCATTTAACTAATTATCACTTTTCGATAGATGTTTGCTTAACACCTGGTAATATAAACGATCGTTCGGAAAGTGAAGTAGCTATTATCAGTACAGATAACAATAGTCAAAACAATAGCTTTTCCGGAACAGGTTACATTTTTAAATTACTTACCCCAACATATAATGGAAGCAACGGTAGTACCTGGTATGTCAACGGTTCAAGTTCAACCGCACTAACTATTACACCCGGAACCTGGGTTACCATTAACGGGGATGTTAACATTATTAATAAAACTGCCACAGTTACCATAATTAACAAAACTACAGAAAGCACCATTTACAACGCTACTACTAATGTGAGTGGAAACGGTATTCTAAAAGGACTTTGGATACTTACTGGAAGAGGAGTTGGTACTATTTCGGTGGATAACATCAAAGTAAAAAATAATGATGTAAATACAGGCATTGAGAAACCTACAGATAAAATTGACTACAACCTTGATGTAGAAATTTATAATATTACAGGAGTGCAGATATATAAAGGAAAACTACAAACAATAAATGTTCCTATAGGTATTTACATTGTTCGCCAGGGTAACAAAGTTGAAAAGATGTTACTAAAATCTAGATAACTTCAATTGGGACTAAAAGCAAAACAAAGAGTATTGAGTTCAATTACAAAACTAAACGTCTTCTATCAATAAATCAAAATAACTTCATTTGGGATTAAAACTGAGAAAAAGGCATAGATACAAAATAATGTATGCCTCTTTTTATAGCAAGTTAAATCAAATAGTTGATAACTAAATCAACACGTTTAGTATCATTATATCAATTATTTAATTTGTAAAAGACAAGTATACAAACATACTTTTAACAACCTTATCAACAATAAAATACTCTATCCATTATTATCTAATAAGATTACATCAGAAGGAAAAAATAGATATTACTACACACAGAATATTTATAGCAAGTCAAAGAGTATTGAGTTCAATTACAATAGTTAAAAGTCTTCCATCAACAATTAAATAATATTTTAAACAGCATCGATATGCACAGTAGCTTCAATGCCATGCTTCTCTTTAATCAGTTCTTCGTATGCAGTCCCAATATCATGGGCTTCGTCTAAACAAATTGAACCAGGAAGATTAATATGAAATGTCATTTCGGTATGATTACCATAATGATGAATTAAAAAATGATGGGGCTGTACATCATACGTACTTACCTGATTTGCTAAATCCACTATTTCGGATCTCAAATCATATTCGATTGATTCACCTAATAAATGACTGATATTATCTTTTAAAATAGAGTAGGTAGTATGAAACAGTAATAAAGAAACGCAAATACCTAATACACCATCAATCCACCAAAAATAATTACCTAACAAAATACCTATCAAAATAATAGCTGATGAAATAGCATCGGAACGATGGTGCCATCCATCTGCAATCATTGATCGCGACTTGGTTCTTTTTCCAATTACAATAGAATATTGAGCCATTATTTCTTTTAGAACAGCAGAAATAATGGTTACAATAAGCGCTACTTTACCAAATACAACTTCTTCGTGGCTTTGTAGCTTAACAATGGATTCCATCAAAAAACTAAAACCAATAATAGCCAGCAAGATACCTACTAATAAAGAGGCTATTATTTCGGCTCGCCCATGCCCATATGGATGCTCATCGTCAGCTGGCTTAGCTGATATCTTTAATCCAATCAATACAGCTACAGAAGAAATACTATCACTTAAAGTATGCCACGCATCAGCAATAATAGCTACCGAACCACTTACAACTCCGGCCCAAAACTTAATTCCAAATAAGGCAACATTCAATAAAATAGAACTATACGTAGCTATAATACCTGATTTATTTTCCATGAATTATCTTTGACTGTTATTTCAAAAAGGTCGACTTTTTTCTCTATTCAAATAGATTAATCTTCTATAACGTAGAATAAATCTGAAATAATACGATCAGTAATAAATTTCTTTTCTTTGGTAACACTACACCAACCATTATTAATAACTAAATTATTCAAATTTATCTGATTTTGTATCTCTTTTTTAGCAAATTCCTGGAGGTGTAAATTGCTCAATTGACTAATAAAATCTACTTCAAAACCTTTTGAAGTACGTAATCCAAGCATTATTCTTTCGTTATAAACATCAGTAGGAGTGAGGATTTCATTCTCCCAATAACGTTTACCTTCTTCTAGTTTTGTACCGTAAGCTACGGTATCACGTACGTTCCACCTGCGGCTTTTACCATCGAAAGAGTGAGCTGAAGGCCCCAATCCTAAATAAGGTTCACCGGTCCAATAGCTACTATTATGCTGCGAGTACAAACCTGGTTTCGCAAAATTGGAAATTTCATAATTTTCAAATCCGGCATCTTCCAACTTTTCAACCAAAATCTCAAACTGGTCCGAACTAATTTCTTCAGGTATTTCTTTAAGTTGACCTTTTTTTAATAATTCGTAGTATGGTGTACCTTTTTCAAAAGTAAGATGATAGGCTGATATGTGCTGAACATCAGCCGCTATAGCTAAATCAATATTTTGCAACCACTCATTCCAACTCATATATGGCAAACCATAGATCAAATCAATACTTACATTTTTGATGGACGATTGTTTTAAAATTCGGATTGCTTCATTAGCTTGAAGAACATTGTGACGACGATTCATTTTGCGTAAATGAGCATCCTGAAAACTTTGAACTCCCATACTAATTCTATTAACCCCAAACTGACTTAAGGTATCAATATATTTTTCGCTAACATCATCAGGATTAACTTCTACCGTTATTTCACTCACATTTGATAAATCAAATGTTTGATGTAATGCTTCAAAAATAGTTTTCCATTCATCACCCTTTAAAACAGATGGGGTACCACCACCAAAATAAAGTGTTTTTATACAATTATTGTTAAAAAAATCCTTTTGCAGACTAATTTCTTTGCAGATTGCATTAATAAAACTAGCTTTCAATCGCTGATCAGTAGTTTTATAAAAATCGCAATATGAACATCTGGTATAGCAAAAAGGAATGTGTGTGTAAATGCCCGCCATTTCTAATGATTGTTTCACGTGAAACATTGTATTTCAGTGTTTTATTAACAGTTTATCAACACTTTTCAAACAAAAGTATCGAGATTACTAACATTTAGAGAATTAATATGTCGCGAATATTAAAATATCATAAAACAATAACCATTATGCTGGTTGTTACCTTCTTAAGTTTGATGAAAACTTCAGATATTACCCCAAGAGATATATTCCAATTGCCATATTTCGATAAAATTGTTCATTTCTTGATGTATTTCACTATGACCTTCTTTTTCATGTTTGAATATTACTTACATCACAAACATAGAATTACTCATATAGTTCAGATTTTGATTATTCCACTATTATGGGGAGCCAGCATGGAATTAGCCCAGTTGTTTTTTACAGATTATCGTGGTGCAGATTGGTGGGATATGTTAGCTAATAGTGTAGGAGTATTTACAGCCTATTTTGTTGTATGTATTTTTAGACACAATAAATTAATAGGCTATTTAATACTATTCCCATTTAATAAAAAGGAAGCTACAATTTAATATAGTCACCTTTCTCTTTCATATTTGTTATAATTTTTTGAATGGTCTCGTTTGCAAAAAACTCTTTCATTTGTTGTCGTATAGCACTATATTGATCATGTACTGGACAAGCTTTACCTTCGGTATGATTACTTTTACAAGATTTTAGTCCAATTAAACAATTAGTAAAAACATCTTCACCATCAATTATCGAAACAATATCATACAAAGTAATTTCTTCAGGTAAACGTCCCAAACCAAAACCACCATGTGGTCCCTTTGTACTTTTTAACAGCTTTTGCTTCGCTAAACTTTGTAATATTTTTCCTAAAAAGGGAGTTGGTATATCTAATTCTTTCGAAATTTGTTTAATCCCAATTTTCTTCCCACCATCTTCGTTTACAGCTAAATAAATTACCGCACGAATAGCATATTTACATGTATTTGATAGCATATTCTCTTATTTGAATGCTAAAGTACATAAAATCATTAAAAAACCTTTATGTCTTTTATCTTTTAAACAAATTGTGTTTATAACTCGTTAATTGTTATAAAACCAATTACTTTAAAGGTATCTTTTCTATTCTGCGTTGATGTCGTCCTCCCTCAAATTGGGTATTAACAAACTTATCAACTATAGCAATTGCTTCTTCTTCAGTAACAAATCTACCCGGTATGGAACAGATGTTAGCATCGTTATGAAGTCTGGCCAATTCTGAAATTTCAGCATTCCAACATAAAGCTGCTCGTATACCTTGATGCTTATTAGTAGTCATATTGATTCCATTGCCACTTCCACAAACCGAAATTCCAATTTCGTATTCATTATTTTCTACAGCAAAAGCCATTGGATGTGCGAAATCAGCATAATCAGAACTATCTTCTGTATAAGTTCCAAAATCTTTTACAACTATACCTTTCTCAATTAGGTAATTCTTGATAACTTCCTTAATAGGATAACCAGCATGATCTGCTGCTAAAGCAATTGATTTAAACATCGTTCCATTATTTTATATTACAAATATAATAATGGTTTACCTCATTATTCAATATGTGTGAATAAACCCCTAAATATTTGTTAATATCGTGTGAAAACTGGGTAACTTCTTTTTAAAAATCATTGTTGCATATTTAAACTATTTTTAGAATACAATGCTTTAGTAATAGAGTGGGTGTTTAAAAGAGAATTATTTGAACTCAAGTTTTAAACTGTCTTAAATATCGTTTTACACACTATGAACAAAAGAAATTATTAAATTTGAACTTTATTAACTAATTGTTGAAAGCATCCAAATGTGGATTAATATCAGCGTATTAGGAAGTTTTACAACTGTTAATACATGGTTAATTAGGAACAATATTTTGGTTAAAAGTTAGCTACAAAGTATTTTTCGAATTATTTGCCAACCCTATTAACAGGATAATATTATCACTATAGTTTTATTTATTTTTCTATTAAAATATGAATATAAAGAGTAGTTGGTTGAAAAGTGGATTTGTGGACGAACCGGTTCCAACTAATATTGATTTGGTACAAGAAATCAATCGCCTAAAAAAGGAAAAGAATGCCATAATAATGGGGCATTACTATCAAAAAGATGAATTACAAGATATTGCGGACGTTGTTGGCGATAGCTTGGCATTAGCTCAACAAGCTGCAAAAACTGATGCTGATATTATTATTTTAGCAGGAGTTCATTTTATGGGAGAGACAGCAAAGATCTTATCACCCGAAAAAACGGTATTAGTACCCGATTTAAACGCTGGTTGTAGTTTAGCTGATAGTTGCCCTCCGGAAGCATTTAAAGACTTTGTAAAAGGTCATCCTGGGCACACTGTATTAACTTATGTGAATACTACAGCTAAAATAAAAGCTTTATCTGATATTGTGGTGACCAGTACTAATGCCAAAAGTATTGTTGATAGTTTGCCAAAGGATGAGAAAATTATTTTTGGCCCTGATCGTAATTTAGGTAATTACCTAAATAGTGTTACTGGACGCAATATGGTTTTGTGGGATGGAGCATGTCATGTTCATGAAAAATTTTCGGTTGAAAAAATCATTGAATTAAAGAAAGAGTATCCAGATGCTCTTGTATTAGCACATCCCGAGTGTAAACAACCATTGTTAGTTTTAGCCGATCATGTTGGAAGTACAGCTGCTTTGTTGAATTACAGTAAAACGTCTGATGCAAAACGATTCATTGTAGCTACAGAATCCGGTATTATTCATCAAATGAAAAAGGCGAGTCCTGATAAAGAATTTATACCTGCACCGCCTAATGATTCAACATGTGCTTGCAACGATTGTGAATTTATGAAGCTAAATACCATAGAAAAGTTGTATAATTGTTTAAAATATGAATGGCCCTCTATCAATGTATCTGAAGATATAAGAGTGGAAGCTGTAAAACCAATTAATCGAATGTTGGATATATCAGAGAAATATGGTCTCTAGATAAAATTCCTGTAACTGTATATGGAAAAACTTCAAAATCCTTTATCAGTATTGCTTGTTGAAGACAATGTGCTTAATCAAAAACTAATATTTCTGAATCTTTCGAAGTATGGTTTTATCATTGATATAGCTAATAATGGTCAGGAGGCTTTAGATAAATTAGATTCTAAGGAATATGATTTAATATTAATGGATCTGATGATGCCTATTATGGATGGTTTAGAGACCACTGTTGCCATACGAGATAAAGAGAAAATAACAAAAGAGCATATGCCCATAATTGGTTTAACGGCTAATACTTATGATGCCGATCGTGAAAAATGTTTGGCACATGGTATGGACGAGTATATGGCGAAACCTTTTGATTTAAAGGAGTTTTTTACAAATTTAAACAGCTTAGGATTATTATAAAAATTAGTAAATGGATTTCGATATAAGAGGACATGAAAACGGTGAGGTTGATATTGAGAAGCAACTTAGGCCTCTATCATTCGATGACTTTAAAGGGCAGGATAAGGTTGTAGAAAATCTGGAAATATTTGTACAAGCTGCAAAAATGAGAGGTGAAGCGTTAGATCATGTTCTGTTACATGGACCTCCTGGATTAGGTAAAACCACCTTATCAAATATCATTGCTAATCAACTAGGAGTAGGCTTTAAATTAACAAGTGGCCCCGTGCTTGACAAACCTGGTGATTTAGCCGGGATTCTAACAAGTTTAGATGAGAATGATGTACTCTTTATTGATGAAATTCATCGTTTAAGTCCGGTAGTTGAAGAGTATTTGTATAGTGCTATGGAAGATTTTAGGATTGATATCGTTATCGATAAAGGTCCAGGAGCCCGTAGTATTCAAATCGATTTAAATCCGTTTACCTTAATAGGTGCAACTACTCGAAGTGGTTTACTGACAGCACCTTTAAGGGCTCGTTTTGGTATAAATTGTCACTTAGAATATTACAATCCCGAAACTTTAGCAGGAATTATTGAACGTTCGGCCGATATTTTAAAAGTGAGAATCCATGAAAATGCCTGTGATGAAATTTCCAGAAGAAGCCGGGGCACACCACGTATTGCAAATGCTCTTTTACGCAGAGTAAGAGATTTTGCACAGGTTAAAGGTGACGGAGTAATCAATATTGACATAAGTCAAATAGCACTTAATTCGTTGAACATCGATCAGCATGGATTAGATATTATGGATCATAAAATCTTACTTACCATGATCGATAAATTCAATGGTGGACCAGTTGGCGTTAATACCATTGCAACTGCGGTTGGAGAAGATGCTGGTACAATTGAAGAAGTGTATGAACCATTTTTGATTATGGAAGGCTTTATTAATCGTACCCCGCGTGGTAGAATGGTAACTGCTGCTGCATATGAGCATCTTGGAAAAGAAACTAATTTTAATCAAGGATCCTTATTTAGTTAATTTGTGAGTAAGTTAAAAAGTCTGGCAGGCGAAACTGTCATTTACGGAGCCAGTACTATTGTAAGTCGTCTTTTGGCCTGGCTGTTAATGCCATTCTATATCAGAACTCTTGATCCTGAGTTATTCGGTGGCGTTACTAATATCTATAGTTACATTGCTGTGGTTTTGGTTATTCTTACTTTTGGTCTCGAAACTGGTTATTTTCGTTTTGTTACCAATGAAAATAAATCTGATTTACTTAAAACATTAACTCTTTTTGTAACTGGTATTTCTGCTATTTTTATTGGTTTGGTATTTATTTTTATTCAATTAATTACCAATACTATTGGTAATCAGTTTTTAACACCCGATATTTTTAAGTATGGTGCCATTATAGTTGCTTTAGACGCAGTAATAAGTTTACCTTTTGCCGATTTGCGATTTCGTAACTTAAAGATGAAATTTGCTGGATTACGACTTATTCAGGTACTCGTTAATATCCTTTTAAATGTATTTTTCCTTGTTTTTTTACCTTATTTAATCAATAATGA includes:
- the ruvB gene encoding Holliday junction branch migration DNA helicase RuvB, with translation MDFDIRGHENGEVDIEKQLRPLSFDDFKGQDKVVENLEIFVQAAKMRGEALDHVLLHGPPGLGKTTLSNIIANQLGVGFKLTSGPVLDKPGDLAGILTSLDENDVLFIDEIHRLSPVVEEYLYSAMEDFRIDIVIDKGPGARSIQIDLNPFTLIGATTRSGLLTAPLRARFGINCHLEYYNPETLAGIIERSADILKVRIHENACDEISRRSRGTPRIANALLRRVRDFAQVKGDGVINIDISQIALNSLNIDQHGLDIMDHKILLTMIDKFNGGPVGVNTIATAVGEDAGTIEEVYEPFLIMEGFINRTPRGRMVTAAAYEHLGKETNFNQGSLFS
- the hemW gene encoding radical SAM family heme chaperone HemW, encoding MFHVKQSLEMAGIYTHIPFCYTRCSYCDFYKTTDQRLKASFINAICKEISLQKDFFNNNCIKTLYFGGGTPSVLKGDEWKTIFEALHQTFDLSNVSEITVEVNPDDVSEKYIDTLSQFGVNRISMGVQSFQDAHLRKMNRRHNVLQANEAIRILKQSSIKNVSIDLIYGLPYMSWNEWLQNIDLAIAADVQHISAYHLTFEKGTPYYELLKKGQLKEIPEEISSDQFEILVEKLEDAGFENYEISNFAKPGLYSQHNSSYWTGEPYLGLGPSAHSFDGKSRRWNVRDTVAYGTKLEEGKRYWENEILTPTDVYNERIMLGLRTSKGFEVDFISQLSNLHLQEFAKKEIQNQINLNNLVINNGWCSVTKEKKFITDRIISDLFYVIED
- a CDS encoding Rrf2 family transcriptional regulator, coding for MLSNTCKYAIRAVIYLAVNEDGGKKIGIKQISKELDIPTPFLGKILQSLAKQKLLKSTKGPHGGFGLGRLPEEITLYDIVSIIDGEDVFTNCLIGLKSCKSNHTEGKACPVHDQYSAIRQQMKEFFANETIQKIITNMKEKGDYIKL
- the rpiB gene encoding ribose 5-phosphate isomerase B codes for the protein MFKSIALAADHAGYPIKEVIKNYLIEKGIVVKDFGTYTEDSSDYADFAHPMAFAVENNEYEIGISVCGSGNGINMTTNKHQGIRAALCWNAEISELARLHNDANICSIPGRFVTEEEAIAIVDKFVNTQFEGGRHQRRIEKIPLK
- a CDS encoding cation diffusion facilitator family transporter, with protein sequence MENKSGIIATYSSILLNVALFGIKFWAGVVSGSVAIIADAWHTLSDSISSVAVLIGLKISAKPADDEHPYGHGRAEIIASLLVGILLAIIGFSFLMESIVKLQSHEEVVFGKVALIVTIISAVLKEIMAQYSIVIGKRTKSRSMIADGWHHRSDAISSAIILIGILLGNYFWWIDGVLGICVSLLLFHTTYSILKDNISHLLGESIEYDLRSEIVDLANQVSTYDVQPHHFLIHHYGNHTEMTFHINLPGSICLDEAHDIGTAYEELIKEKHGIEATVHIDAV
- a CDS encoding homoserine dehydrogenase; protein product: MKKKLNIGLFGFGVVGEGLYDVLKTSPAFDAKITKICVKNKKTRSISEDHFCYNADDILENPEINTVVELIDNADQAYAIVKKALQNGKNVVSANKKMLAENLTEMLQLQKDNNVSLLYEASACGSIPVIRNLEEYYDNDLLLSVTGILNGSSNYILSKIFDHNQSYATALKDAQDLGFAESDPSFDVEGYDSLFKLIILTLHSFGTVVDPKDVLTYGISNISDFDIQYAREKGQKIKLVAQVERLENNNISLFVLPRFLGKDKYIYSVEDEFNGVVIKGKAYDKQFMFGKGAGAHPTGSAVLSDITALAHNYSYEYKKLKYSGGFTYNKDKEIELYVRYKDEDDLKHFNFESITEEYRGRANSYKIGLIKISELLKIQDKLREIDIFIAITGSTLNY
- a CDS encoding VanZ family protein, translated to MSRILKYHKTITIMLVVTFLSLMKTSDITPRDIFQLPYFDKIVHFLMYFTMTFFFMFEYYLHHKHRITHIVQILIIPLLWGASMELAQLFFTDYRGADWWDMLANSVGVFTAYFVVCIFRHNKLIGYLILFPFNKKEATI
- a CDS encoding glycoside hydrolase family 43 protein, with the translated sequence MKNLLTYSLIIVLMFIHSMNASPTSLSKDEVETLYNNYFNTSPYNYVTVHDPSIVIGYQYGSIITGEYSEGATKVYYIFGSHRAWARSNDLKNWETFTNNINSSYQTLLAEPATWSAKGSSNYNLDGNMWAPDVIWNTDMQKWCMYMSINGDYWYSSIVLLTAESLNGDWTYEGPVVYSGFSNQTEAEETDFYSVINPSEEFPSRYLLNRNGNRTYGQNAIDPGVFYDEDGTLWMAYGSWFGGIYILQLDGETGLRDYTITYQTNNGTASNATIDAYQGIKVAGGNHVSGEGVYMQNINNTYYMFVTNGALTAAGGYNMRVFASDSPTGPYTDMTNQDARYLPNNTGAGAINGTVGLRLMSYYKWGWMDYGYTAQGHNSAIVDDDGKSYLVYHTRFDNGTEGHQVRVHQLFQAKNGYITVAPFEYSGETLTTGPYSTDKIVGSYSILYHGYGTDYSKLECVKEEEIVLHTDGSVSGAYSGSWSQEADGPYINLSINNTNFKGVFVEQKMEGLNHTTLCFTAVGNDMSVYGYKMAGAGKPFPENATVAYNAYNFNGTVPSLAYKGTKLSLPTQGYYNASYSWSWDETLIDENGIILDLLTDTSTDLELTITCGEYTYTTSISIELIAMSIEEMLPIEEDAVLAKYNNVNEFAAATPSAKINNKTGLSLSFYIENINSDWDLIAHSTDNSYRMLLSVLHFNGADFYEGAATLSPAAIEAGYVAGTAWQIFLHSSCYVTISYNTDGSIAYYKDGILMLTYQPTLSPNYGSGVTPADIAAAVTSYYRNHQLIFDYDVSNIVVGYAADLDLSTYEPIDVSEYAFYEDYDYVGSISSWISPNGSLSTQYNPTLETNSIQLTTGGGSGNRSAYNNFTNVSHLTNYHFSIDVCLTPGNINDRSESEVAIISTDNNSQNNSFSGTGYIFKLLTPTYNGSNGSTWYVNGSSSTALTITPGTWVTINGDVNIINKTATVTIINKTTESTIYNATTNVSGNGILKGLWILTGRGVGTISVDNIKVKNNDVNTGIEKPTDKIDYNLDVEIYNITGVQIYKGKLQTINVPIGIYIVRQGNKVEKMLLKSR
- the nadA gene encoding quinolinate synthase NadA translates to MNIKSSWLKSGFVDEPVPTNIDLVQEINRLKKEKNAIIMGHYYQKDELQDIADVVGDSLALAQQAAKTDADIIILAGVHFMGETAKILSPEKTVLVPDLNAGCSLADSCPPEAFKDFVKGHPGHTVLTYVNTTAKIKALSDIVVTSTNAKSIVDSLPKDEKIIFGPDRNLGNYLNSVTGRNMVLWDGACHVHEKFSVEKIIELKKEYPDALVLAHPECKQPLLVLADHVGSTAALLNYSKTSDAKRFIVATESGIIHQMKKASPDKEFIPAPPNDSTCACNDCEFMKLNTIEKLYNCLKYEWPSINVSEDIRVEAVKPINRMLDISEKYGL
- a CDS encoding response regulator is translated as MEKLQNPLSVLLVEDNVLNQKLIFLNLSKYGFIIDIANNGQEALDKLDSKEYDLILMDLMMPIMDGLETTVAIRDKEKITKEHMPIIGLTANTYDADREKCLAHGMDEYMAKPFDLKEFFTNLNSLGLL